Genomic segment of Neoarius graeffei isolate fNeoGra1 chromosome 7, fNeoGra1.pri, whole genome shotgun sequence:
AAGTTAGGCTTGTAAAATCACTTTAAAAATACATtacaggagaactgaaggcaaatgttttaacataaaaattctatttatctaattttattaaatataggaatgcatttttgatagctattttgtcgctgctatagcaagttgagtgtttgaaatatgctatgtaatatatcagtccatatgtcaaagcaatggccgtaaacgagatttgtcaagacctgtgcaagacatcgtaggacggaagtaaaacatacagcagaaatcaaagtgaccaacatctgccaacgttgtcaaaagacgcgcacaccctccttcgaatgctgatgtaatcaagccggaagttttgtttgttttgatagcactcagcaaagtttgaaaaaagtaggcagtaatcgtcatttaaactcgtttttgtgcaatattttgtttggaaaacagttttcaaaatgtcagcactgacacctggctgacacttcacatttcgaagtctcgtacaagtctcatgaagatcgcgcggataagtgacgcctgccgtggaccatctcatctcgtctcattatctctagccgctttatcctgttctacagggtcgcaggcaagctggagcctatcccagctgactacgggcgaaaggcggggtacaccctggctgacacatagacacagacaaccattcacactcacattcacacctatggtcaatttagagtcaccagttaacctaacctgcatgtctttggactgtgggggaaaccggagcacctggaggaaacccacgcaggcacggggagaacatgcaaactccgcacagaaaggccctcgccggccctggggctcgaacccgtaccttcttgctgtgaggcgacagcactaaccagtacattaccgtgccgcccacggaattgaataacacgttaattaagaaataaagcaagtttaaaaatgacttcagttttcctttaagCCTGGAATGCAAGATCATGTGCTAATCAacaagatatttttttccaaatcaTTTTGCCTATCTCTGAAAAGCCCAGATATTTAACTTGTATTTTTTTCAAGTGAACTTGAAATTATTAATAATTAAATTACTTTTTAACAATCAAATATTTGTCCCTCtctcgctctttttttttttgcttcaatgAAAGTGAAAATTGATTACATATCCAAGCAGAGTACTGTGCATGTTATACTCATATAACAGTGATAAAGTGAAATATATCCACAGTTTTACTAGCTTTTTACATGATCCGCTCATTTGATTTCGATTCTTATATTTATTTTCCACTATTCCTGCTGAAACATAAGTATATAAATCAAGTCCTGTAAAAGCTTGTTTCAGTGTTGACTCTACAACTTCTAGACCGATTTTCTTTATGAAGTCTAACACCATACATTAAATACTAGGAATACATATTGCACAGTTAACTTTAACTTTTCAAGCTCTCAAAGCGTCTGATTCCACCCTCAAGGAAGCAGAAAGTTGATTGGTAGTAACAATGAGAGCAGTCCACTATATTTGAACTCGTGAGTCACTGCGTTAGACGTCTGAGCGAGGTAAAGTTCCCAGTCAGTCCTGTTGCTGTAATAATTGTCCTCATTCTCGGAGCTGTCATCTGGTTTGCGTTGGGCCGAAGCGTACCATCCTCCAGCTCCCAGTGCTACTGCAGCACCAGCAGCAGCTGCTCCTGCCACCCTAACAGAAGATGAGCCACCGATACGGGATGAGCGACCACCGTGCGCGCTGCTTCGGATGGAACCTCTGGCAGAACCCCGAGCAGAACCCCTGGCACCTCCTCTACCACCTTTGGACATCACCTGGTCACACAGGAAAGCAGAGAGAAGCAGGAATATGCAGCAGGTGGCTAAAGCTCCGTTCATTCTGGAACAACCTGAAATAAAAAGCAACAGATCTTTTGTAAAAAAGGGTTGTTTGTAGCTCGTCAATAAGGATAAAAAGAAGAACTACATGTGCGGTTTTTGACGAAACTGTATTtgaattccaggtcttttttgatcCGTCTCCTTGTTTGGAAGCACCTGCACACCTGTATTTCCTAAAGTTAGTACATTTTAATATGTTATGTAAGTGAAACACTTCTATTAGAAATTGGTTATTTTATGATTTAAAGCAGCATTAGGTAGAaattttaccttaaaatatcaTCTTCAAAATAATTTTGATGATAAACTGATTTGTAATAGGGAGAATGGCTTGTCTTCTATTCCAAGTCCGCGCCTGGTTCGTCAGTTATAGCACCGTGTAACTCTGGTGGTGTCCCTGAGACATCTTGTGAGAACTGTGTAATGCTTTACAGCACTGTGAGAACTGCATCATGTTCTACGGCATCACAGACAGTGACACTACcaataagaagaagaagctaaATCAGTATTCTCAGTACAGACATCATGGCAGCAGCTGAGGTCAAGAGTCGAAAGAAGATGCTGTTGGAGGAAGCCAGCAACAGAAAAAGTGAGTGTGACCAAGCAAGAGTACATCTTGGACTGGATTTTACTCACTGGTGAGAGTTAAGGGTGACAAAAGGCTCCATGACAGATGCCAAACTGGGCTTCTTTCTGTTGAACGAGTAAGTAATATTACATTAGCTGCCATGTcttgtcaaactctcgcagttaccagaggaccagccccccactgtaaccctagctatgtaataggcgagaggccgagggttacagaaatggagatcggcaccgcctaATGCGCCATACAGTGCggaaaggactttagactttagaCACGTCTTGTTACATTACAGTTACTTAGCAGGCGCTCTtacccagagtgacgtacaacatacccagagcagcctggggagcagttgagggttaggtgccttgctcaagggtacttcagctattgctgctggtccagggaatcaaactggcaaccttttggtctcaaatctgcttctctaaccattaggcgatGAGCTTCCCTGTGTCTTGTGTTGTTgcgcttgcttgatgtttaactgTATTAGCAAAGTTGTTAACTTGCAAGCTTTTGATCATACTGTAAGCCAATTCGGTCCATTTCCAACAGAGGTTTAACTGTTAGCTACATCTCGAGCAAACTTGCTAGATAACACTCAGGCATTGACACTAGTAATAAGTCCTCTTGCGTTGGTTGCTGTTTAGCTTTGTTGCATCACTCTGTgtcgtgtcaagtcaagtcaaagtccctcccatgccaggatctgatcttcctaggcagtctcgtgccccagtactaaccagctcttgaggcaCGTGGATGTGGTGCCGGTCTCTGTTTTTATATGAATTACACTCTGCAACAAAATGAATCAGGAGCAAAAAATACCAATTCTCGGTTCATGGGGCTTTAAAATAACTACTTACTAGATGTAAGGCCCTTGAAATATAATAGTGGAAATCTATTTTGTTCTAGCAAGTTTGAGATTTGAAAAACCTGACCAGCTAACCTTCACcgtccactttattaagaacacttgTACTCTTGCGCATtcgtgcagttatctaatcaaccaatcatgtggcagcagcacaatgtaacaagagtgctctgagagcacaatatcccccactggtaactatatctatgctataaagccataactctggtaaaatgtgactgaattgaacgaaactgcaatatgcatattaccggcaTATaagaaagaatcctgccaagttttgtgaaattcctccaaaaattgtgagaggagttgatttcagaactcttcctgggatggatggacggacatcgccacgacataatccctcttcaggccttttggccagcgggggataaaaactgagACAGAtagaggtcaagagcttcagttaatgttcacatcaaacaccaGAATGGGGAAAATGTAATCAACAACCATGCCTTGGGTAAAGTCAGatatcacatttttttttacttcattctgatgcttgatgtgaaaattaactgaagctcttcacctgtatttgcatgattttatgcattgtgctgctacatgattggcattcctaataaagtggactgtGAGTGTGTATAAAATTATAATGGAATGCTATACTGAATGGCTTTAAATATTTAATGTTTGGTTGGCCCCTATTCAGTTGGCCAGAGAGCAGCCAGACATTTTTCATGATTGCAGTACTGATTAAATTTGTTTTAATCTTGTTCAAATAGTGCCATGCAAATAACTAGCACCTGAGTGAAATGCTAAACACAATAAAGTCCTCAGTGCCACCTACTTATCTGAACTTGTTCCATTTTCACTGCTACTGCAAAGATGTGCAAAGTTGTAATAATATATTTGTTTTTCTTTATGAATATTACAGTCATTGTGGTGTTGTGCACCAAAAATACTTCACAATGCTAGCTAATGTAGATGATAAAGAATGGaagcctttttttggggggggcttttttcacctttattggataggacagtgcagagacaggaaatgagctggagagggatcaggaaatgacctcaggtcggaatcgaacctgggaccccggatttatggtatggtgccttagttgACTGAGCCTTGGTGTCCCTGAGAATGGGAGCCTTGGTGTCCCTGAGAATGGGAGCCTTGGTGTCCCTGAGAATGGGAGCCTTGGTGTCCCTGAGAATGGGAGCCTTGGTGTCCCTGAGAATGGGAGCCTTGGTGTCCCTGAGAATGGGAGCCTTGGTGTCCCTGAGAATGGGAGCCTTGGTGTCCCTGAGAATGGGAGCCTTGGTGTCCCTGAGAATGGGAGCCTTTTGATATCACTTTGGTATCACTTTTAATGGTATCACCTCTGCAAAGAC
This window contains:
- the sprn gene encoding shadow of prion protein; the protein is MNGALATCCIFLLLSAFLCDQVMSKGGRGGARGSARGSARGSIRSSAHGGRSSRIGGSSSVRVAGAAAAGAAVALGAGGWYASAQRKPDDSSENEDNYYSNRTDWELYLAQTSNAVTHEFKYSGLLSLLLPINFLLP